A portion of the Lolium rigidum isolate FL_2022 chromosome 1, APGP_CSIRO_Lrig_0.1, whole genome shotgun sequence genome contains these proteins:
- the LOC124684202 gene encoding putative gamma-glutamylcyclotransferase At3g02910 encodes MGAAPGDAPAEHPPSPPAAAKRTLVFTYGTLKRGFSNHALLQDLFLTGDASFAGAAATAAPLPLVCGPYRVPFLLNLPGSAGCHRVKGELYSVTARGLARLDELEGVSRGHYERLPVEVEVADEGEAAEGAVAYYAHRGYAAEMWARSGRRGHAEYSPAVAAGYVRRVDRPQGQTFLEQIRVFVSSQS; translated from the coding sequence ATGGGCGCGGCGCCGGGCGACGCACCGGCGGAGCACCCGCCctccccgccggcggcggcgaagaggacGCTGGTGTTCACGTACGGCACGCTGAAGCGGGGCTTCTCCAACCACGCCCTGCTGCAGGACCTCTTCCTCACCGGCGACGCGTCCTTcgcgggcgccgccgccaccgccgccccgctCCCGCTCGTGTGCGGGCCCTACCGCGTCCCGTTCCTGCTCAACCTGCCGGGCTCCGCCGGCTGCCACCGGGTGAAGGGCGAGCTCTACTCCGTGACGGCCCGCGGGCTGGCGCGGCTGGACGAGCTGGAGGGCGTGTCCCGCGGCCACTACGAGCGCCTCCCCGTCGAGGTCGAGGTGGCGgacgagggggaggcggcggagggCGCGGTGGCGTACTACGCGCACCGCGGGTACGCGGCGGAGATGTGGGCGCGCAGCGGGCGGCGGGGCCACGCCGAGTACtcgccggccgtggcggcgggcTACGTCCGCCGCGTCGACCGGCCCCAGGGCCAGACCTTCCTCGAGCAGATCCGCGTCTTCGTCTCCTCCCAGTCCTAG